GTGATTCTGCCCAAAAATGAGGCTGTTTCTGAGTCCATTGCGAAAGAGATTGCAAAGGCTGGCGTGGAAGAAGTCATTGTTCGCTCTCCCCTAACCTGTGAAGCTGCTCGTTCGGTTTGTCAACATTGCTATGGCTGGAGCCTGGCCCATGCCCACCTTGTAGATACTGGGGAAGCTGTTGGTATTATTGCAGCCCAATCCATCGGTGAGCCTGGAACACAGCTAACGATGAGAACCTTCCACACAGGTGGGGTGTTCACCGGAGAAGTGGCTCGCCAAATCCGTGCGCCATTTAACGGCAAAATCAAGTTCCCTAAAAAGATGCGGAGCCGTCCCTTCAGAACTCGCCATGGGGAAGATGCATTGACGGCTGAGGTGAGCACGAGTTTGACGTTAGAAGGAGACGGTCAAACTGAAACTTTTGAAATCACCCAAAACTCGACGCTCTTGGTCAAGGATGGCCAAGCGGTGAAAATGGGGCAGATGTTGGCTGAAGTGGCAGCTGCAGGTCGGAATGTTCGCAAAACCACTGAAAAAGCGACAAAAGACGTGGCCTCTGATCTGGCTGGAGAGGTGCAATTCTCGAACCTCGTGCCTGAAGAAAAACATGACCGCCAAGGCAATACAACCCGCATTGCGCCTCGTGGTGGCTTGATTTGGGTCTTGTCGGGGGAAGTCTATAACTTACCGCCAGGTGCTGAGCCGACTGTTAAAAATGAGGACTACATTGAAGGAGAAGATGTCTTAGCCGAGACTAAACTCGTGACTGAGCATGGTGGCGTTGTTCGTCTGCCAGTACAGGAGGAAGGCAAAGGAGGTCGAGAAGTTGAAATTATTACGGCTTCTGTTTTGCTGGATCAAGCTAAAGTCTGGCTGGAAAGTCTCCAAGGCCGTGACCAGTATGTGATTGAAGCCCAGAAGAAGCAGCGCTTTTTATTGAAAGCGGCTCCAGGGACGAAAGTCATTAATGGTCAAGTGGTTGCTGAGCTGATCGATGATCACTACCGTACCAAGACTGGTGGCATCCTGAAATATGCTGGCGTTGAAGTTACTAAAAAAGGCAAAGCCAAGCAGGGGTATGAAGTGACCCAGGGTGGAACATTACTCTGGATTGCAGAAGAATCCCATGAGGTGAATAAAGATATTTCTTTACTGTTGGTTGAAGATGGCCAATATGTTGAAGCTGGTACAGAAGTCGTCAAAGATATCTTTTGCCAAAGTAATGGGGTCGTGGAAGTTACCCAGAAAAACGATATTTTGCGAGAAGTGTTGGTCAAACCTGGGGATCTACATCTGGTAGACGATCCAGAAGCAGTCAAGGGTAAAGATCAATCTCTGTTAAATCCTGGGGAAGAGTTGTTACCTGGATTAGGCACGGATGAACTGCGGTACATCGAATGTGTTACCACTCCGGAAGGTGAGGCGGTTCTCCTTAGGCCTGTCACTGAGTTTCCGGTGCCGGATCAACCGTCGGTTCCGTCCCAAGAGTCCATTAATGAGGCCGGTCGGGCGATTTGTTTGAAGGCCGTGCAGCGTCTTCCCTACAAAGATGGTGAACGGGTGAAGTCTGTTGAAGGGGTGGATTTACTCCGGACGCAATTAGTACTGGAAATTGATACGGATGCGCCGCAAATTGCAGCTGATATTGAGATTTTGCCTGATGAAAAGGATGAAGAAGTCTCTCGTTTACAGCTGGTGATTTTAGAAACCCTAGTCATTCGTCGGGATGTTTCTGCGGATCAAACCCAAGGAAGTACCAAAACACGGCTCTTGGTGGAAGAGGGGCAGCAAATTGATCCGGGTGCTGTGGTGGCGCGGACTGAAATTAAGGCGAAGCAAGGCGGTAAAGTCCGAGGTATTCGCAGTGGGAACGAGGCAACTCGCCGGATTCTCTTGATGACAGATGATGATCTGATCACGATTGAGACGCAAGGCAAAGCCACGTCTGCTGCTGAGGGAGAACTCCTGAGAGCAGGGGATGAAGTCGCTGCTGGCGTGACGGTGGCCGAGTCTTGTCAAGTCATTAAAGTTGAAGATAGCCAGGTAACGTTACGGATTGCTCGCCCTTACTTGGTCTCTCCCGGAGCGGTCTTACAAATTGATGACCAGGATCTGGTCCAGCGAGGTGATAATTTAGCGCTGTTGGTGTTTGAGCGCACGAAGACAGGAGATATTATCCAGGGTCTACCTCGAATTGAAGAGTTGCTAGAAGCTCGCAAACCTAAGGAGATGTGTACCCTGGCGCAACGCTCGGGAACGTGCCAGGTGATTTACAACGATGATGACAGTATCGAAGTCAAGATTGTTGAGCAGGATGGGACCATTACTGACTATCCCATTGGACCTGGGCAAAACCCCATTGTTTTGGATGGTCAGACGGTTGAGGCGGGCGAAGCGGTGACCGATGGTCCGCTGAACCCCCATGACATTCTGGAAATTTATTTCCGATTCCACCGGGAGACGAAAGGGGTTTATGAATCTGCGTTGCTGAGTTTGCAAAAGGTCCAAAATTTCCTAGTTAATGGTGTGCAGTCAGTGTATCAATCTCAAGGGATTGATATTGCGGATAAACATATTGAAGTGGTGGTCCGTCAGATGACCTCTAAGGTCCGAATCGATGATGGGGGTGATACCACGATGCTGCCAGGAGAGCTAATTGATCTGTACCAAGTGGAACAGGTGAATGCAGCCATGTCGATTACGGGTGGTGCTCCGGCTGAATATACGCCTGTGTTATTGGGGATTACCAAAGCATCCTTGAACACGGATAGCTTTATCTCAGCTGCGAGTTTCCAAGAAACCACTCGAGTTCTAACTGAAGCTGCGATTCAGGGTAAATCTGATTGGTTGCGTGGTTTGAAAGAGAATGTGATTATTGGACGTCTCATTCCTGCGGGTACAGGTTTTAATTCCTATGATGACGGTGGTTTAGGGGAACCGGATCCTTCCTTTGAAGGCATGCCCTTTACGGATGATGATGATGTGATTGATGACCGCACAGCGCGGAATTACAACATCAATGATGTTAAACCGTTCTCTGGCGAACGGCCCGCTTATGATCCCAGCAAGCCTGGTGAACAGCAGCGGTCTATGCTTGGTATTGATCCTGCGGCAGTCGGGGATGATACCTTGATTGACGATCAAGTGGCTGAGAAGCTGAATGCCAATCTGGAAGGCGACCAGTAATCAGTAACAGAAGGGGCTCAACTTGAGCCCCTTCTCTTTAGGTTGATGTGCAGACTTTCGTTGAGAGAGCGAATATCTGATCGTCGAGAAGGCATGAGGTAAACACCATGCGGGCTAGAATTCGCGATACTGAACTTTACTTTGATGTGGAAGGTTCTGAACTTGCGATCGCAACCTCCCAAATTCAGATCAAACCCGTATTCTTTGTCATTCATGGTGGACCAGGAGTCGATCATACGACCTGTCGTCCCGTCTTATCTCCACTCAGTGAAATCGCTCAACTGATCTATTTTGACCATCGTGGGCATGGTCGCTCGGCACGAAGTAATCCTGAGACCTATACTCTGGACAATAATGTTGAAGATCTGGAGGCACTGCGCCAGCATTTAGGGCTAGAGCAAATTGGATTGCTTGGGTTTTCCTATGGTGGGATGGTGGCCCTTGCCTATGCTAGCCGCTACCCCACCTATGTATCTCAGTTGATTCCCGTTGTTACCGCTGCTGATGCTCGATTTTTGGCCTTAGCCCAGGCGAAGCTGGCTAAAGACGGCACTCCTGAACAGCAAGCGATTGCCCAACTGTTATGGGATGGCAAGTTTGAATCTGAACAGCAACTTCAGGACTATTTTCAGCTGTTAGGGCCGCTCTATTCTCTAACCTTCGACCTCGAAAAGTCGATGAAGGCTTGGCGTCGAGTGATTTTTAATCCTGAAGCCATCAATCAAGCTTTTGGAGGCTTTTTAAGGACCTATGATATTCGAGCGGAATTGCCTCAAATCACTGCGCCAACCCTAGTGATCGGGGCTGAGCAAGACTGGATTTGCCCACCCCAATTTTCGGAAGAAATTGCTCAAGCTATTCCGAAGGCCAAGTTAGATATTATTCCTAACTCTGGCCATTCGGTTCGAGCAGATGCACCTGAAAGATTGCTCGAACTCATTTCAAATTTTTTGAAGTAGTTGCCAGTCTATGAACAATCAGCTGCTCCAATGCTGTTGTTAAAATCTGAGTCTATCGAGAAAGAATTTTAATTGGTTATGGGTAGCTGGGCGATTGCATCGGTATAGACAAGATTAATCCCACCACAGGGGGCGTAGCTAATGGATCGGGGATGCCTTAGACTTCGGAATGGTTACCCCTGGGAATAGGGAGTCAAACCGTTGATTGACCCAGGCAAGCCGCAGCATGAGTAGATGATTGAAACCATCCTCACTCCAGCGCATACCAACCCCCTTAAAGCGCTGTTGAATCAGCCACTTACAAGCACTTTCGACCATTCCTGACCCCAGCGGTATCTGTAGTTGTTCAAAGTGGCGATATTGGATGTGTCGCAGATGGCGCTGGAAATAAGCCTGTACCTGGAGCAACGTCGTAAAAGATTTGCCCGTAAACAATTGTGAGTGAATCAACATCGTCAAGGACCGCAATACTAATAGGTGTTGCCCATGTCGCAATTGGTGTCGCCAGCGCCGAAACCAGGCTTGGGCTTGAGCAGAGCGAGCATCCCCAAACATCGCTTTTGTTGCTCGTGCAAGATGGCCTGCTGCATGAAAGAAATCGAGAACTGCCACAGCACAGTGAGAGAACAAGGTGCGGTAGACTCGCCAGAAGCCTCGCCCCCATCACTCAACCAGATGACGCTTGGGGCCGATTCAAAGTCTTGTTTGCGGGCTTCGAGGTGCAGTAAGGGGATGAACTGGTCGATATCGCCCAATACTGCCACCAGTCTTCGACGTAGTAGTTGGGGGACACGCTTTTGTGCTCGGGTGCCCCGTGTTCCTAGGCGGGCTAAGATAGCAACTTTGACTTCTCGCCACTGGATTTTTCCCTTGGGGTTTTCGGGGTGGGGCGAAAGGGCACCATCACACCGTCAGCAGCAATGGCCAAAGGTAGAACAGACAACACCTCTGAAATCGCTTCACAAGGAGTCTGGTCACCTGAGGCTTGAGCTTTGAGTTGAGTCTCTAGCTCCTGATAAGCTTTGTTGCCCATGACTTGCACCCAACTCCACAAGCTTGATGAGCTGACGGATAAACCACTCCACTGACTCAGCATCCAACTGGCCAGTTCATAGGGCATAAATAGACTTAACAAGCAGCCTAGACGAACCAATTCTTCACTGCTGTGCTGATAGGAGGTAATCCCAATGGATTGATCCAAAGGAGCGGATAGACTACCTGGACACCTGTGGGGACAACGACCCACCCGTCGCTTTCAGGCAATATTTCCCACCAGTGTCTGCATCTGACGAGATTCCCATCCCTTCGAGTGCAAGCGGGTTCCGCAAGTGGGACACCTCGGCCATTCCAATACTGTTTTGCTCGCCGTGAGAGTTCATCCTCCAGAAGCCAGCGAGCCAAAACAAACCCATTTGCAGAACGATATAAACCATCTGACTCAGGCTGGGTGCTTCTTTGAGTGCTTCGACCTGTTCTAGAAATTCGTGATGCTCTAGTACGGTTGGCAATTGCGATGTTAGGCTCATGACAAGTTTTTGATTCGGGTACAGGATCTATTGTCCTTGACCCGTTTTTCTTTGAGCCATACATCCCCGATTCTGTGCTTACGCCCCACCACAGGTGTATCAAATTATCTCTCAGTAATGGTGCCAAAAGAGCCTGGCCCTCTTCTAACTCAGATACATATCTTTCTAAACCTGCCTTGATGGCATTCTGACGGCGAAAGAGAGCTTCAATCTCTAACACTTCTTTTTCAGTCACTTGATGTTTGAATTTCAGCTTGAGTCCTGCAGCATCGGTAAACCAGGCTTGGCATGGACAGATATGCTCTATCTTTTTGACATTCTCCATAACCAAGGCAATTACAGCGTCAGCATTAAACCCGTAGCTCATCGCACCATGTGAACCAACTTGAAACACTTTAATAATGCTGCTAATGGGGGTATCAACAGGAACAGAGTAAATTTTATAGGCGGGATCCTTATCTAATAATCCGAAGAACGAAATTCTTGACGAGCTATATAATTCTGGCGGATCGCCATATATTAAGTCTTGATTATTGAGATCATCAACAACCCAATTTTCGGGAAGATTAGCGGGCTTGAAAGGCATGGCACTATGGAGTTTGATTAAGAACCCAACTCCATAGTGTCATGAATAATAGAAGATCTGGCCATGACTAAAGAGCTTTAAAGTATTCAGGAATTACAAGTTTTTGTAATCGTCCTGTACCGCTATTTTCGAGTTGCTTGTCAGCTCACTATATTGGTGATTCAAGAGGGAGTGTTGGTCGGAGATTACAGGTTCTTTGATTCCAAAAATAAGCACCCACCCCAGTCAGAAGGTTAGACAGGCCCGTGGCGATAAAAATGCCTTGAATACCAAAGAAGTGTGACCCTAAATAGGCCATCGGGATATAGAGCACAAACATTCTGATGGCCGTCATGACCACGGAAGGAATGGGTTTACCTAAGGCATTAAAGGTCGCGCTCGAAACTTGAATAATTCCTGCTGGAGCATAGGTAATGGGCACGATGAGGAGATATAGAGCTGCGATCTCAACCACCTCAGGGTTGCCATTAAACGAACTCACCAATTGCTTGCCGGTGGCTGCCAATAGCACCGCCATCAACATGCCCCAAAATAGACAAAACTGGAAGCTGACTTTGAGGGATTGCTGCACCCGACCATAAGCTTTTGCCCCCCAGTTCTGCCCTACAAAAGGCCCCATACTCGCCGCCAGGGCAAATAGCGTGATTAGGGCAAAAGACTCCACTCGCGATGCTACCCCAAAGGCGGCAACGGCTTCTTCTCCATAAAAAGCCAGGAGACTGGTGATTATGCCCACAGAAATAGGCGTAATCATACTGGTCATGGCTGCTGGCAAACCAATACGGAGGATATCCAACCAGCACCTCAGCATCTCCGATAGCTTAGGGCGTTGAAAGCAGAGCAGATGCTCTTTGAAATGGAGAACAACGAGAGAGGCGATAAAAGTGAGGGCGCGGGCAATCACCGTTGCGATGGCTGCACCTTGTAGCTCTAAGCGCGGTAAGCCCGCTAGACCTAGGATAAACAGGGGATCCAAGGCAATATTAATCCCAGCGGCAACGGTCATAATGATGCTGGGGGTAGCCGTATTCCCGGCTGCACGGATGGCGCTGTTCCCCACCATCGGCACCACCAAGAAAATCATGCCTAGATACCAAATCTGCATATAGTCCCGCACCAAGGGAAGAACATCTGCCGTTGCTCCCAAGGCCGTGAAGAGTGGATCAATCGTCAATAGACCCACCACAATAAAAACACCAACAATAGCCAGAGCCAACGTCAAACTGTTGGTGGTAAAGCGCTGTACTCGGGTTTGATCGCCTTCACCAATCGCTCGGGCAATAATTGAAGCCGCACCCGTTCCCAATCCCATGGCTAAGCTACCAAAGGTAGTGACCACCGGAAAGGTAAAACTCATGGCTGCCAGCTCTTGAGTCCCGAGCTGACCCACAAAATAGGTGTCTGCTAAATTGAAGGCAACAATCGCAAAAATCCCCCACACCAGCGGCAAGGTAAGTTTGATCAATTGGGTACTAACATTGCCTTCCGTTAATCGCTGTCTCACGGTTTTTAGGGGAGTAGGTTGGGGCATTTAGATCCAACAACGATGCCCAGCTTTGGGTACAATCTTACTCAACATCGTTGCATTTCTTTACAAATCTTAAAGCATTTTGCCCACTTACCGCACAGCGACTGCGCCGCAATAACGACAGATAGACTGTGCACCTATTAATTCAATAGGTGCGTTAATCCATATATTAGGTGTGAAAACGTTTAGGCAGGGCTATCTGTTGTTAGCTCCGGCGGTGTAGTGCGTCGCTGCAGCACGATAATGTTTGACCCCACCACAGGCTCTCTAGCTAAGAGCTGGTCCGTTTGATCGCGAATTTCTAGCTTGGGAAAATCTAGTTTGCGGCTCCGTTCCAGGGCATCTGTTCCCAACTGATTTTGTTCAGAACGAGACAATTCAAACCAGCGATCGCTCACCTTAATCACTAACCGCTCATCTTGGAAATTCGCTTGAACAGACTGAACAATATCTTGAGAATATTGATCAAACACTTGGGCGACCTGAGACTGTACCTCAATAATTTGTTTCCGCGCTGGTTCAGGCGGGGGAGGCGGCTCTTCGACGGGAGCCTCTGTAACAGGTGTCGAAGGCGGTGAGACCGGGGTAGGTTGAGCAACAGGAGCAGGCGCTTTCGCGACCGGAGCAGGGTCTGGCGGTTGCTGAACGGTGGGTTGACTCGGTGGGATCAGGGATGAAAATAGCCAATAGATTAGGGTTGCAATGCTGAGAATAACAACCGTTAGAAACCGATCTGAGAATGACTTTAATCCATTTGGAAAGCGACCCCGCAGAATTTTCAGTCCTATCCCCCAGATAGGCTTAATCACCACATTGCCGAGGGTCACAATGATGTTGTTCCATAACCAGCTAATGACTTTAACACCTGGCTCTATTTTGCTGTAAAACGAGGTTTTCTTGACCTGATTGCCGATGGCAGAGAGGATCGATCCCAGTACCTTGCCTACGGTACCTACAATTTGGGTCAGAACAGCTTCAATGGGAGAATCGCCGATAACCTCGCCCTCAGAAGATTCGGTCTTGGACTTGACGCCCTTGGCGGCTGTGGATTTTGGCCCTTTGCCAGGTTGAGGTCTCGCTGATTTGAGCTTGTCAGCCTTCGGCTTGCCAGCTCGATCGGCCGCAGCAGAGATAGGCTCCTTTTTCTCTTCAGACTGGGAGGAAGACTTGGAGGCCGATTTGGATGACTCTGAGGGAAGATCCGTAGGCTTTGCTTTGGCAGATGAGTCAAAAGTCGTAGCGGTTGACTCTGCCTTAGGGGGAATATTGGTGGTGGCTTTTTCAGAATCAGAAGCGTCGGGTTTTTCAAGGTTAGCTTGGGGTTCCTTGATATCTGCTTCTGATTCTGCAGGGGTAGGTTGCTCTTCTGGCATAGGTTTAGAACAAAAGACAGAATTGGGCTTATTCTCAAAACGTAAGCAGGCTACCGCTGCTCAGCCCTAATCTATCATCAAACCGGGATGCCAAGTGGCC
The genomic region above belongs to Acaryochloris sp. CCMEE 5410 and contains:
- a CDS encoding alpha/beta fold hydrolase, translated to MRARIRDTELYFDVEGSELAIATSQIQIKPVFFVIHGGPGVDHTTCRPVLSPLSEIAQLIYFDHRGHGRSARSNPETYTLDNNVEDLEALRQHLGLEQIGLLGFSYGGMVALAYASRYPTYVSQLIPVVTAADARFLALAQAKLAKDGTPEQQAIAQLLWDGKFESEQQLQDYFQLLGPLYSLTFDLEKSMKAWRRVIFNPEAINQAFGGFLRTYDIRAELPQITAPTLVIGAEQDWICPPQFSEEIAQAIPKAKLDIIPNSGHSVRADAPERLLELISNFLK
- a CDS encoding MATE family efflux transporter: MPQPTPLKTVRQRLTEGNVSTQLIKLTLPLVWGIFAIVAFNLADTYFVGQLGTQELAAMSFTFPVVTTFGSLAMGLGTGAASIIARAIGEGDQTRVQRFTTNSLTLALAIVGVFIVVGLLTIDPLFTALGATADVLPLVRDYMQIWYLGMIFLVVPMVGNSAIRAAGNTATPSIIMTVAAGINIALDPLFILGLAGLPRLELQGAAIATVIARALTFIASLVVLHFKEHLLCFQRPKLSEMLRCWLDILRIGLPAAMTSMITPISVGIITSLLAFYGEEAVAAFGVASRVESFALITLFALAASMGPFVGQNWGAKAYGRVQQSLKVSFQFCLFWGMLMAVLLAATGKQLVSSFNGNPEVVEIAALYLLIVPITYAPAGIIQVSSATFNALGKPIPSVVMTAIRMFVLYIPMAYLGSHFFGIQGIFIATGLSNLLTGVGAYFWNQRTCNLRPTLPLESPI
- a CDS encoding DNA-directed RNA polymerase subunit beta' — its product is MAEHSTHSPREATPPAFCNKIVNKGQLKSLVHWAFTHYGTARTAEMADHLKDLGFRYATKAGVSISVDDLQVPPSKRQLLETAEEEIRVTEDRYTRGEITEVERFQKVIDTWNGTSEELKDEVVRHFRSNNPLNSVYMMAFSGARGNLSQVRQLVGMRGLMADPQGEIIDLPIKTNFREGLTVTEYIISSYGARKGLVDTALRTADSGYLTRRLVDVSQDVIIRELDCGTQRGIPVQSMTDGDRVLIPLANRLLGRVVLEEVVHPETGEVILPKNEAVSESIAKEIAKAGVEEVIVRSPLTCEAARSVCQHCYGWSLAHAHLVDTGEAVGIIAAQSIGEPGTQLTMRTFHTGGVFTGEVARQIRAPFNGKIKFPKKMRSRPFRTRHGEDALTAEVSTSLTLEGDGQTETFEITQNSTLLVKDGQAVKMGQMLAEVAAAGRNVRKTTEKATKDVASDLAGEVQFSNLVPEEKHDRQGNTTRIAPRGGLIWVLSGEVYNLPPGAEPTVKNEDYIEGEDVLAETKLVTEHGGVVRLPVQEEGKGGREVEIITASVLLDQAKVWLESLQGRDQYVIEAQKKQRFLLKAAPGTKVINGQVVAELIDDHYRTKTGGILKYAGVEVTKKGKAKQGYEVTQGGTLLWIAEESHEVNKDISLLLVEDGQYVEAGTEVVKDIFCQSNGVVEVTQKNDILREVLVKPGDLHLVDDPEAVKGKDQSLLNPGEELLPGLGTDELRYIECVTTPEGEAVLLRPVTEFPVPDQPSVPSQESINEAGRAICLKAVQRLPYKDGERVKSVEGVDLLRTQLVLEIDTDAPQIAADIEILPDEKDEEVSRLQLVILETLVIRRDVSADQTQGSTKTRLLVEEGQQIDPGAVVARTEIKAKQGGKVRGIRSGNEATRRILLMTDDDLITIETQGKATSAAEGELLRAGDEVAAGVTVAESCQVIKVEDSQVTLRIARPYLVSPGAVLQIDDQDLVQRGDNLALLVFERTKTGDIIQGLPRIEELLEARKPKEMCTLAQRSGTCQVIYNDDDSIEVKIVEQDGTITDYPIGPGQNPIVLDGQTVEAGEAVTDGPLNPHDILEIYFRFHRETKGVYESALLSLQKVQNFLVNGVQSVYQSQGIDIADKHIEVVVRQMTSKVRIDDGGDTTMLPGELIDLYQVEQVNAAMSITGGAPAEYTPVLLGITKASLNTDSFISAASFQETTRVLTEAAIQGKSDWLRGLKENVIIGRLIPAGTGFNSYDDGGLGEPDPSFEGMPFTDDDDVIDDRTARNYNINDVKPFSGERPAYDPSKPGEQQRSMLGIDPAAVGDDTLIDDQVAEKLNANLEGDQ